One Astyanax mexicanus isolate ESR-SI-001 chromosome 3, AstMex3_surface, whole genome shotgun sequence genomic region harbors:
- the LOC125780417 gene encoding cytochrome P450 3A30-like, giving the protein MDIFSYVSVTWSLVVLVITLLYIYGVWPYGFFKKLGIPGPKPWPFFGTFLSYTKGFYKFDTECYKKYGKVWGIFDGRLPILMVSDYEMIKSIMVKDCYSVFTNRRETNKDLAGPFADGISIVKDEKWKRIRASVSPFFTSGKLKEIFPIAEKHGDRFIESLKKRNPEEAVKIKDVFAPYSMDVVASASFSVDMDSINNANDPFVVHIKKFFNFSFFSPIFLLLTLFPFLAGLLGKMGITLFSKSDMAFFYGALKKLKEQSNRTDNKRVDFLKLMIQGQISDEQAESTSGEQPVKGLTDHEILSQSFIFILGGYETTSTTLTFLLYNLATNPDSLDKLVEEIDKTFPRNAPVTYDALMKLEYLEMVINESMRLLPTAPRLERVCKKTIELNGITIPKDTLVAIPTYVMYRDPQLWESPEEFRPERFSPENNIDPYLFMPFGLGPRNCVGMRFAQMIMKLVVVKLLQNFSVETCKETQIPIQLSAFFQPTVPVTLKFIPRVHKEE; this is encoded by the exons ATGGACATTTTCTCGTATGTTTCCGTGACATGGAGTCTGGTGGTGCTGGTGATCACCCTCCTGTATAT TTATGGCGTTTGGCCGTATGGGTTTTTTAAAAAGCTGGGGATCCCGGGACCGAAGCCCTGGCCTTTCTTTGGAACCTTTCTTTCATATACAAAG GGCTTTTACAAATTTGATACAGAGTGTTACAAGAAATATGGAAAGGTTTGGGG gaTCTTTGATGGAAGGTTGCCAATTCTGATGGTGTCAGATTATGAAATGATCAAATCCATCATGGTGAAAGACTGTTATTCTGTCTTTACTAACAGAAGG GAAACAAACAAGGATTTGGCCGGACCTTTTGCAGATGGAATATCTATTGTAAAAGATGAGAAATGGAAGAGGATCCGTGCTTCTGTCTCTCCGTTCTTCACAAGTGGAAAACTTAAAGAG ATTTTCCCAATAGCTGAGAAACATGGAGATCGCTTCATTGAGAGCCTGAAAAAGAGAAATCCAGAGGAGGCGGTTAAAATTAAAGA tgtttttgctCCTTACTCGATGGACGTGGTTGCCAGCGCCTCCTTTAGTGTTGATATGGATTCTATAAATAACGCTAACGACCCTTTTGTCGTCCATATTAAGAAATTTTTCAACTTTAGCTTCTTCAGTCCTATTTTCCTGTTGCTGA CTCTGTTTCCCTTCCTTGCTGGACTTTTGGGGAAAATGGGAATAACTCTTTTTTCAAAGTCAGACATGGCGTTTTTCTACGGTGCTCTAAAGAAGTTAAAAGAGCAGAGTAATAGAACTGATAAT AAACGAGTGGATTTTCTGAAGCTCATGATCCAGGGCCAGATATCTGATGAGCAGGCTGAGAGCACCTCTGGTGAGCAACCAGTCAAAG GGTTGACTGATCATGAGATCCTGTCCCAGTCCTTCATTTTCATACTGGGTGGTTATGAGACCACCAGCACCACCCTCACTTTTCTGCTGTATAATCTCGCCACTAATCCCGACTCCTTGGACAAACTGGTTGAAGAAATCGACAAAACGTTTCCTCGTAAT GCTCCAGTTACATATGATGCCCTGATGAAGCTGGAGTATCTGGAAATGGTCATCAATGAGTCGATGCGTCTCCTCCCCACCGCCCCCCGTCTGGAGAGGGTGTGTAAGAAGACCATCGAGCTCAATGGAATCACCATACCTAAAGACACGCTGGTCGCAATCCCCACTTATGTTATGTACAGGGATCCACAGCTGTGGGAATCTCCAGAAGAGTTCAGGCCTGAGAG GTTTAGTCCCGAGAACAACATCGACCCCTACCTGTTCATGCCGTTCGGTCTCGGGCCGCGTAACTGTGTGGGAATGAGGTTTGCTCAGATGATCATGAAGCTGGTTGTGGTGAAGCTGCTGCAGAACTTCAGCGTAGAGACATGCAAAGAGACACAG ATTCCCATTCAGCTCTCCGCTTTCTTCCAGCCCACAGTTCCTGTTACTCTGAAGTTTATACCAAGAGTTCACAAAGAGGAATAA